A window of Candidatus Polarisedimenticolia bacterium genomic DNA:
TTTCTTCGGCAATCTGGACACCTGCATCACCCTGCGCACGGCGATCCTGAAGGGGACGCAGGCCTACGTCCAGGCGGGGGCGGGGATCGTGGCCGACTCCGACCCGGCGCGGGAAGAGCAGGAGTGCCT
This region includes:
- a CDS encoding chorismate-binding protein; translated protein: FFGNLDTCITLRTAILKGTQAYVQAGAGIVADSDPAREEQECLDKAKVVFEALDEAEGMMA